One segment of Bradysia coprophila strain Holo2 unplaced genomic scaffold, BU_Bcop_v1 contig_561, whole genome shotgun sequence DNA contains the following:
- the LOC119083149 gene encoding uncharacterized protein LOC119083149 isoform X1, producing MLILNSLLLDMSEQLAPELRNRSRERSKTPFHLRSQCDGENCNEVGHVHGSSKKSPTVTTITEEPEWLESNNAALIHNKRNLNQASTPSTVPELTTTKVQTKSNQSSQRTTLKAKRILNSGTEVKDNIVNSAHVDLLGTKFSTPERNSLNNSKDLTKMLENVNLNDHLAYKEYKEAGEYWKKYPKTDYVYSSTYSPFRREIKPGVIAMPNMSRRGLDHHLDRIKEMASKNPTHMSATRSRYQSNYNDVDLDEFDYHPTYIHRESEKRPSIFRQFFTAIIMTILSTFNKICCIFTSEENYGNVRRAHLYENKGLSSKTMSTLKSAVLSTFGRIYIIIASIQFWDSCFLQSSNTENHNKKRLLLMLLLLLPLLLLTGLYQYHEKPLPIADISSSSLDYISNYVDLDNVKGITYDQYGNAKNISLDFLLYLKGLSESYAQEIKNVWTEKFST from the exons ATGTTGATATTGAATAG tttattatTAGATATGAGCGAACAGTTAGCGCCTGAATTGCGGAACAGATCCAGGGAAAGATCCAAAACTCCATTTCACTTACGTTCACAATGTGATGGTGAAAATTGTAATGAAGTAGGTCACGTTCATGGTTCTTCTAAAAAGAGTCCTACAGTGAC AACTATCACGGAAGAACCAGAGTGGCTAG AATCGAACAATGCTGCGCTAATCCATAACAAGCGAAATTTAAATCAAGCATCCACACCATCGACGGTACCTGAATTAACAACGACAAAagttcaaacaaaatcaaaccAAAGTAGTCAGCGAACAACACTTAAGGCGAAGCGCATTCTCAACAGTGGAACAGAAGTTAAAGATAATATTGTAAACAGTGCACATGTGGACTTACTTGGCACAAAATTTTCTACGCCCGAGCGTAATTCACTGAACAACAGCAAAGATCTAacgaaaatgttggaaaatgtaaatttgaatgatCATCTGGCATATAAGGAATACAAGGAAGCTGGAGAGTATTGGAA GAAATATCCAAAAACGGATTATGTTTACTCGTCCACCTATTCCCCATTTCGAAGAGAAATCAAACCGGGCGTCATAGCAATGCCAAACATGTCACGACGAGGCCTTGATCACCATCTAGATCGTATCAAAGAAATGGCATCGAAAAATCCTACCCACATGTCGGCTACTCGATCCCGTTATCAGTCCAATTACAATGACGTTGATTTAGATGAGTTTGATTATCATCCAACGTACATTCATCGAGAGAGCGAGAAGAGACCGTCAATCTTTCGACAATTTTTCACAGCCATAATCATGACCATTTTGTCCaccttcaacaaaatttgctgtatatTCACCAGTGAAGAAAATTACGGAAATGTGCGTCGTGCacatttgtatgaaaacaaaG GTCTGTCTTCCAAAACGATGTCGACATTGAAGTCCGCGGTTTTGTCAACGTTTGGACGTATTTACATAATTATTGCGTCTATTCAATTTTGGGATTCGTGTTTCTTACAGTCATCAAATACAGAGAATCACAATAAGAAGCGTTTACTACTAATGTTGTTACTACTTTTGCCGTTGCTGCTTTTAACTG gACTTTATCAGTACCACGAAAAACCTTTGCCAATAGCCGATATTTCGTCCAGTTCCCTAGATTATATTAGTAACTATGTTGATTTGGACAATGTCAAAGGCATCACTTACGATCAGTATGGTAATGCTAAGAATATTTCGCTTGATTTCTTActttatttgaaaggtttgTCAGAGAGTTATGCGcaggaaataaaaaatgtgtggACCGAAAAGTTCAGTACTTAA
- the LOC119083161 gene encoding cytosol aminopeptidase-like isoform X2 produces the protein MAILSSFLIKQSSSLFRSRFYSSMTDRRGLVLGVYTSEGNDDISLTPYAKKYNESTSGELLKQISIGGPIKGGSSRVFWGIGPFPAVAVAGLGDAASWSELDEINGVKENVRIAAAAGTKALLSEKITNISVEDLNCAKSAAEGAVLGAFKYQGQKFPAKRSPTATISLADGANGLNEWNAGFILANTQNWSRTLMDTPANLMTPTIFAQNVKEKMIPLGVAVDAHNREWAEQQGMGAYLSVARGSAEPPIFLEITYNGSSGDQKPICLVGKGITFDSGGISIKPASKMDEMRGDMGGAAVVAGTIAALAELKVPVNVKGLIPLTENMPSGTATKPGDVVFAMNGKSICVDNTDAEGRLVLVDAICYSEKFNPKYVLDIATLTGAIRVALGDCVAGAFCSRNELWSHLHRAGSESGDRMWRMPLFKHYTSQMTEYDSYDVNNVGKNAGGGSCTAAAFIREFVPKDVPWIHVDMAGIMGNCTDQTYTGTKGMTGRPMRTLVEFVCSEAGLRSK, from the exons ATGGCAATATTGTCGTCATTTTTGATTAAACAGTCCAGTTCATTATTTCGAAGCAGATTTTACAGTTCAATGACGGATAGA CGTGGTCTCGTTTTGGGTGTTTACACCAGTGAAGGAAATGATGATATTTCACTGACTCCATATGCAAAGAAATACAATGAAAGTACATCTGGAGAGCTACTGAAGCAGATAAGCAT tGGTGGACCGATAAAAGGTGGATCGTCGCGAGTATTTTGGGGAATTGGACCATTTCCAGCTGTTGCCGTTGCCGGTCTTGGGGATGCTGcatcttggagtgagctcgaCGAAATCAACGGtgtcaaagaaaatgttcgtATTGCGGCTGCTG CTGGAACCAAAGCACTTTTATCggaaaaaataacaaacatATCCGTTGAGGACTTGAACTGTGCTAAGAGTGCTGCAGAGGGAGCGGTTTTAGGTGCTTTCAAGTATCAAGGACAAAAGTTCCCAGCGAAACGCTCACCAACGGCCACGATTAGCTTAGCTGACGGCGCAAATGGTTTAAATGAATGGAACGCTGGATTCATATTGGCAAACACTCAGAACTGGAGTCGTACGCTAATGGACACACCAGCTAACTTAATGACACCAACGATTTTTGCCCAGAAtgtcaaagagaaaatgattCCGCTGGGTGTGGCAGTCGATGCTCATAATCGGGAATGGGCCGAGCAACAAGGAATGGGAGCGTATCTATCGGTTGCTCGAGGCAGTGCAGAACCACCTATTTTCTTGGAAATTACATACAACGGCTCATCCGGTGATCAGAAACCGATTTGCCTCGTTGGTAAAG GAATCACTTTCGACTCTGGTGGCATAAGTATAAAGCCGGCTTCCAAGATGGATGAAATGAGAGGTGATATGGGCGGTGCAGCCGTCGTTGCAG GAACTATTGCTGCCCTAGCTGAACTGAAAGTTCCAGTGAATGTTAAAGGGCTTATCCCATTGACTGAAAATATGCCTAGTGGAACTGCTACCAAG CCCGGCGATGTCGTATTTGCCATGAACGGAAAAAGCATTTGTGTAGATAATACCGACGCTGAGGGACGTCTAGTTTTGGTGGATGCAATCTGCTATTCGGAAAAGTTCAATCCAAAGTATGTGCTGGACATTGCCACATTGACTGGTGCCATAAGAGTTGCATTGGGTGATTGTGTTGCCGGTGCGTTTTGCAGCCGAAACGAATTGTGGTCTCATTTGCATCGTGCGGGAAGTGAATCGGGCGATCGTATGTGGCGTATGCCCCTTTTTAAGCATTATACGTCCCAAATGACAG AATATGATTCGTACGATGTGAATAATGTTGGTAAAAACGCTGGCGGTGGCTCATGTACCGCTGCTGCATTTATACGTGAATTCGTGCCGAAGGACGTGCCTTGGATACATGTAGATATGGCTGGAATTATGGGAAATTGTACCGATCAAACATACACTGGCACGAAGGGAATGACTGGCAGACCAATGCGAACACTTGTCGAATTTGTTTGCAGTGAAGCCGGTCTTCGCTCAAAGTAA
- the LOC119083161 gene encoding E3 ubiquitin-protein ligase COP1-like isoform X1: MSSSLRPASSIGSADGTKPESGSSSLAKRPAALNGISSTVDDKNVDFLCPICFDLIIEAHITRCGHTFCYQCINYSIDSCKRCPKCNAPLTSSDQIFPNYLLGELIAKYKVKVQLQEHIGKAGSHSASDGLKQFLTNESEKLTLPDVNVMLDILTQRKERLESESNTAQNKLLFEFLKHLLRQKEEQKAQITKEIKLVRGDLSEVQQLLKTEHSDDIPMNQEIAQMLDSMETKNALSSEDGFNSLICESMSANFVSRKRRMHAHFEDFVKSYFSVRTRELYVATTDDQQPPTHQDDGAAKAVANPGLDEFRDNLVKFSKYNTLRPLATMHYSNDLHNNSTIVSTIVFDKDNEYFAIGGVTKRIKIFDYLAVIRDTVDIHYPVVEMISNSKISCITWNSYHKNILASSDYEGAVSIWDVQTGSRTKTFHEHEKRCWSVDFNDVSCHLIASGSDDARVKLWSINEENSIATLEAKANVCCVKFNPKSSCHLAFGSADHDVHYYDLRNMNKALCIFKGHRKAVSYVKFLNTEEIISASTDSQLKLWNVNKPPYSLRSFVGHVNEKNFVGLATDGDYVACGSEDNSLYIYYKGLSKQLFNYKIDGDKLTDSERSNDLNEFVSAVCWRKNCNVVLAANSRGLIKVLELV, from the coding sequence ATGTCGTCATCATTACGTCCAGCGTCGTCAATAGGTTCCGCTGACGGCACTAAGCCCGAAAGTGGATCTTCTTCGCTGGCAAAACGTCCCGCCGCCCTGAACGGCATCAGCTCAACCGTTGACGATAAAAATGTCGACTTTTTGTGCCCCATCTGTTTCGATTTGATAATCGAGGCGCACATTACCCGATGTGGTCACACGTTTTGTTATCAGTGCATCAACTATTCGATCGATTCGTGTAAACGATGTCCGAAGTGTAATGCGCCACTGACATCATCCGATCAAATATTCCCGAATTATTTGCTGGGTGAATTGATCGCAAAATATAAAGTGAAGGTTCAACTGCAAGAGCACATTGGTAAAGCGGGTAGTCATTCAGCCAGCGATggattgaaacaatttttgaccAACGAATCGGAGAAACTAACTTTACCGGATGTGAATGTTATGCTCGACATATTGACGCAACGTAAAGAGCGATTAGAGTCCGAATCGAATACAGCCCAGAACAAActattgtttgaatttttgaaacatttgtTACGACAAAAAGAGGAACAAAAGGCTCAGATtacgaaagaaataaaattggttcGTGGTGACCTAAGCGAAGTGCAACAATTACTCAAAACTGAACACAGTGACGATATTCCAATGAATCAAGAAATTGCTCAAATGCTGGACAGCATGGAAACGAAAAATGCGCTGAGTAGTGAGGATGGCTTCAATTCATTAATATGTGAATCGATGTCAGCCAACTTTGTATCGCGTAAACGACGAATGCATGCGCACTTTGAGGATTTTGTTAAATCATACTTTTCGGTACGTACTCGCGAATTGTATGTGGCCACCACCGATGACCAACAACCACCGACTCATCAAGACGATGGCGCAGCGAAGGCCGTCGCGAATCCCGGACTGGATGAGTTTCGGGACAACTTAgtgaaattttccaaatacAATACCCTGCGACCATTAGCCACGATGCATTACTCGAATGACTTGCACAATAATTCGACAATTGTGTCCACCATAGTGTTCGACAAAGACAATGAATATTTTGCCATTGGCGGTGTAACGAAAcgaatcaaaattttcgactACCTAGCAGTTATCAGAGACACAGTGGATATTCACTATCCTGTCGTGGAGATGATATCGAATAGTAAAATATCGTGCATCACCTGGAATTCCTACCATAAAAACATACTGGCGTCTAGTGATTATGAAGGTGCTGTAAGCATATGGGACGTACAGACTGGTAGCCGAACAAAAACGTTTCACGAACACGAAAAACGTTGCTGGAGTGTGGATTTTAATGATGTTTCCTGCCATCTGATCGCATCCGGATCGGACGATGCACGCGTTAAACTCTGGTCAATAAACGAGGAAAACTCCATAGCCACGCTGGAAGCGAAGGCGAACGTGTGTTGCGTGAAATTCAATCCAAAAAGCTCGTGCCACCTAGCCTTCGGATCCGCCGATCACGATGTACATTATTACGATTTGAGGAACATGAACAAAGCACTGTGTATTTTCAAGGGGCATCGGAAAGCCGTTTCTTATGTTAAATTTCTGAACACAGAAGAGATTATATCAGCCAGCACCGACAGTCAACTGAAATTGTGGAACGTCAATAAACCACCGTATTCGCTGCGATCGTTTGTCGGACATGTGAatgagaaaaatttcgttggaTTAGCGACGGACGGAGATTACGTAGCGTGTGGCAGTGAGGACAATTCGTTGTACATTTACTACAAAGGGCTGTCGAAGCAATTATTCAATTACAAAATCGACGGTGATAAGTTAACCGATTCGGAACGGTCGAACGATTTAAACGAATTTGTGTCGGCCGTTTGTTGGCGCAAAAACTGCAATGTCGTGTTGGCCGCAAACAGCCGAGGGCTCATAAAAGTGCTTGAAttggtttga
- the LOC119083149 gene encoding uncharacterized protein LOC119083149 isoform X2 — protein MSEQLAPELRNRSRERSKTPFHLRSQCDGENCNEVGHVHGSSKKSPTVTTITEEPEWLESNNAALIHNKRNLNQASTPSTVPELTTTKVQTKSNQSSQRTTLKAKRILNSGTEVKDNIVNSAHVDLLGTKFSTPERNSLNNSKDLTKMLENVNLNDHLAYKEYKEAGEYWKKYPKTDYVYSSTYSPFRREIKPGVIAMPNMSRRGLDHHLDRIKEMASKNPTHMSATRSRYQSNYNDVDLDEFDYHPTYIHRESEKRPSIFRQFFTAIIMTILSTFNKICCIFTSEENYGNVRRAHLYENKGLSSKTMSTLKSAVLSTFGRIYIIIASIQFWDSCFLQSSNTENHNKKRLLLMLLLLLPLLLLTGLYQYHEKPLPIADISSSSLDYISNYVDLDNVKGITYDQYGNAKNISLDFLLYLKGLSESYAQEIKNVWTEKFST, from the exons ATGAGCGAACAGTTAGCGCCTGAATTGCGGAACAGATCCAGGGAAAGATCCAAAACTCCATTTCACTTACGTTCACAATGTGATGGTGAAAATTGTAATGAAGTAGGTCACGTTCATGGTTCTTCTAAAAAGAGTCCTACAGTGAC AACTATCACGGAAGAACCAGAGTGGCTAG AATCGAACAATGCTGCGCTAATCCATAACAAGCGAAATTTAAATCAAGCATCCACACCATCGACGGTACCTGAATTAACAACGACAAAagttcaaacaaaatcaaaccAAAGTAGTCAGCGAACAACACTTAAGGCGAAGCGCATTCTCAACAGTGGAACAGAAGTTAAAGATAATATTGTAAACAGTGCACATGTGGACTTACTTGGCACAAAATTTTCTACGCCCGAGCGTAATTCACTGAACAACAGCAAAGATCTAacgaaaatgttggaaaatgtaaatttgaatgatCATCTGGCATATAAGGAATACAAGGAAGCTGGAGAGTATTGGAA GAAATATCCAAAAACGGATTATGTTTACTCGTCCACCTATTCCCCATTTCGAAGAGAAATCAAACCGGGCGTCATAGCAATGCCAAACATGTCACGACGAGGCCTTGATCACCATCTAGATCGTATCAAAGAAATGGCATCGAAAAATCCTACCCACATGTCGGCTACTCGATCCCGTTATCAGTCCAATTACAATGACGTTGATTTAGATGAGTTTGATTATCATCCAACGTACATTCATCGAGAGAGCGAGAAGAGACCGTCAATCTTTCGACAATTTTTCACAGCCATAATCATGACCATTTTGTCCaccttcaacaaaatttgctgtatatTCACCAGTGAAGAAAATTACGGAAATGTGCGTCGTGCacatttgtatgaaaacaaaG GTCTGTCTTCCAAAACGATGTCGACATTGAAGTCCGCGGTTTTGTCAACGTTTGGACGTATTTACATAATTATTGCGTCTATTCAATTTTGGGATTCGTGTTTCTTACAGTCATCAAATACAGAGAATCACAATAAGAAGCGTTTACTACTAATGTTGTTACTACTTTTGCCGTTGCTGCTTTTAACTG gACTTTATCAGTACCACGAAAAACCTTTGCCAATAGCCGATATTTCGTCCAGTTCCCTAGATTATATTAGTAACTATGTTGATTTGGACAATGTCAAAGGCATCACTTACGATCAGTATGGTAATGCTAAGAATATTTCGCTTGATTTCTTActttatttgaaaggtttgTCAGAGAGTTATGCGcaggaaataaaaaatgtgtggACCGAAAAGTTCAGTACTTAA